One segment of Solanum stenotomum isolate F172 chromosome 1, ASM1918654v1, whole genome shotgun sequence DNA contains the following:
- the LOC125873260 gene encoding uncharacterized protein LOC125873260 produces the protein MESLNIKLEKANAMLRYKKRQRVTTLFRFIEFCLFFAIISRFSTQLPLNFNLSTDYFKGLGVTLISPRFVFVVGNIIVIILFFISGQSSTKDDGFKIDMYDELKQKCSMNKETYCEQSKKQSIAVEEACCEQSKKQRKLLERRLEKKIHRSHSDNSLSLSHDEKKPRKKLTRSATVRSRKVDSVKPTMTKTTTSYPEDEMSNDEFRKTVENFIARQQKFLRDQEFSAVVSYEA, from the coding sequence atgGAATCCTTAAACATCAAATTGGAGAAAGCAAACGCTATGCTAAGGTACAAGAAGCGTCAAAGAGTCACAACTTTGTTCCGTTTCATCGAATTCTGCCTATTTTTCGCCATAATCTCAAGATTTTCCACTCAATTGCCACTCAATTTCAACCTCTCGACGGATTATTTCAAGGGACTTGGTGTCACCCTCATTAGTCCTCGATTCGTCTTTGTTGTTGGAAACATAATTGTCATCATCCTCTTCTTCATATCAGGACAGTCCTCTACTAAGGATGATGGTTTTAAAATCGATATGTACGATGAGTTAAAGCAAAAATGTTCGATGAACAAAGAGACTTATTGTGAACAGAGCAAAAAACAGAGTATTGCTGTAGAAGAGGCTTGTTGTGAACAGAGCAAAAAACAGAGGAAACTGTTGGAAAGGCGATTAGAAAAGAAAATCCATCGTAGCCATTCGgacaactctctatctttatCCCATGATGAGAAAAAACctagaaaaaaattgacacGCTCAGCTACAGTAAGATCCCGGAAAGTTGACAGTGTAAAACCAACTATGACAAAGACAACAACCTCGTATCCAGAAGACGAGATGAGCAATGATGAATTCAGGAAAACTGTTGAGAATTTCATTGCAAGACAACAAAAATTTTTGAGGGACCAAGAGTTTTCAGCTGTTGTTTCTTATGAAGCATAG
- the LOC125873238 gene encoding uncharacterized protein LOC125873238 has translation MESLNFHKIKLEKANAMLRYKKRQNVTILFRFIEFCIFFAIISRFSTRLPLSFKLSIDCFKGLGVTLISPRFVFVLGNTIVIILFLKSGHSSGFTNNVKMDLYEQKCSMNYEKSNKQRKVVEKPYCEQSKKQGKQSILVEKSYCEQSKKQGKQSTLVEKSYREQSKKQSIAIEEAYCEQSKKQSILIQRQLVEKKLNRSHSESLTSLCHDEKPRKELIRSATVGCLKVIRTNSVKSVDDGMSSEEFRNTVEAFIARQQRFLREEELFSDVVST, from the coding sequence atggaatccttaaattttcacaaaatcaaattaGAGAAAGCAAATGCTATGTTAAGGTACAAAAAGCGTCAAAACGTGACAATATTGTTCCGTTTCATTGAATTCTGCATATTTTTCGCCATAATCTCAAGATTTTCCACTCGATTGCCACTCAGTTTCAAGCTCTCGATCGATTGTTTCAAGGGACTTGGTGTTACCCTCATTAGTCCTCGATTCGTCTTTGTTCTTGGAAACACGATTGTCATCATCCTCTTCTTGAAATCAGGACATTCGTCTGGTTTCACGAACAATGTTAAAATGGATTTGTACGAGCAAAAATGTTCAATGAATTATGAAAAGAGCAATAAACAGAGGAAAGTAGTAGAAAAACCTTACTGTGAACAGAGCAAAAAACAGGGGAAACAGAGCATTCTAGTAGAAAAATCCTACTGTGAACAGAGCAAGAAACAGGGGAAACAGAGCACTCTTGTAGAAAAATCTTACCGTGAACAGAGCAAGAAACAGAGCATTGCTATTGAAGAAGCTTACTGTGAACAGAGCAAGAAACAGAGTATTCTAATACAGAGACAATTAGTAGAAAAAAAACTTAATCGTAGCCATTCAGAGAGCTTGACCAGTTTATGTCATGATGAGAAGCCTAGAAAAGAATTGATCCGGTCCGCTACAGTAGGATGTTTGAAAGTTATACGCACTAACAGTGTTAAATCGGTGGATGATGGAATGAGCAGCGAAGAATTCAGGAACACTGTTGAAGCATTCATTGCAAGACAACAAAGATTTTTAAGGGAAGAAGAGTTATTTTCAGATGTTGTATCAACATAA
- the LOC125873270 gene encoding uncharacterized protein LOC125873270: protein MESLNFHNIKSEKANAMIRYKKRQRVTMLFRFIEFCIFFVVISRFSTQKLPDYFKGFDVTLISPRFVFVLINAIVITLFFKSGHSSAKDGSMENVKLDLYDEYMQKYSMNKEAYYEQSKKQRKQSIVAERRLEKRIHRSHSENTLCLAHDEKKTRKRMMRSATVGCLKNIDTDTVKPTTSYPEDGMSNVEFRKTIEAFIARQQRLLKEEEFSSLK, encoded by the coding sequence ATGGAATCCTTAAATTTCCACAACATCAAATCAGAGAAAGCAAATGCCATGATAAGGTACAAAAAACGTCAAAGAGTAACAATGTTGTTTCGATTCATCGAATTCTGTATATTTTTCGTCGTAATCTCAAGATTTTCCACTCAAAAATTACCAGATTATTTCAAGGGATTTGATGTCACCCTCATTAGTCCGCGATTCGTCTTTGTCCTTATAAACGCCATTGTTATCACCCTCTTCTTCAAATCAGGACATTCATCCGCTAAAGATGGTTCCATGGAAAACGTTAAATTGGATTTGTATGATGAGTACATGCAAAAATATTCGATGAACAAAGAGGCTTATTATGAACAGAGCAAAAAACAGAGGAAACAGAGCATTGTAGCAGAAAGACGATTAGAAAAGAGAATTCATCGAAGTCACTCGGAAAACACTTTATGTTTGGCTCATGATGagaaaaaaactagaaaaagaatgatGAGGTCCGCTACAGTTGGATGCTTGAAAAATATAGACACTGACACTGTAAAACCAACAACTTCATATCCAGAGGATGGGATGAGCAATGTCGAATTCAGGAAAACTATTGAGGCCTTTATTGCAAGACAACAAAGATTATTGAAGGAAGAAGagttttcaagtttaaaataa